In the genome of Gemmatimonadota bacterium, one region contains:
- a CDS encoding DsrE family protein, giving the protein MKRMALVLMAAALTLGFVKRAPHPYHIVFDLSSRDTLDQKMALRLVGEASSNPAAKVELVMYGRGMELVMPERSLYLAQVQELRKRGNVDFRVCEIAMKNNQIEKRQLAEGIGTVPDGLYELVSKQQDDWGYIKVKF; this is encoded by the coding sequence ATGAAGCGGATGGCACTCGTGCTGATGGCGGCGGCGCTGACGCTGGGTTTCGTGAAGCGCGCGCCGCACCCGTATCACATTGTCTTCGATCTCTCGAGCCGCGACACCCTCGACCAGAAGATGGCGCTACGCCTGGTGGGTGAGGCGAGTTCGAACCCTGCCGCGAAGGTGGAGCTGGTGATGTATGGCAGGGGAATGGAACTGGTAATGCCCGAGCGCTCGCTCTACCTCGCGCAGGTGCAGGAGCTGCGCAAGCGCGGCAATGTGGATTTCCGGGTCTGCGAAATTGCGATGAAGAACAACCAGATCGAGAAGCGACAGCTCGCCGAGGGAATCGGCACGGTGCCAGACGGACTGTACGAGCTGGTATCGAAGCAGCAAGACGACTGGGGTTACATCAAGGTGAAGTTCTAG
- a CDS encoding VOC family protein gives MTIARAVCLAFLVTALCCSGAVAQQPPAAPMAFATGGFIALSVPDLEASAKWYAERLGLARKMTVPRSGSLAGVVLLEGPGLSVELIQLDSARAGPERPEMQHGISKAGIIVSNFDSTVARLRARGITFFFGPYAPRNGNRANVAFKDNSGNLIQILGPYAAP, from the coding sequence ATGACTATCGCGCGTGCTGTGTGCCTCGCCTTTCTGGTGACCGCGCTCTGTTGCAGCGGCGCCGTTGCGCAACAGCCGCCAGCCGCCCCGATGGCCTTCGCCACTGGCGGTTTCATTGCCCTCTCGGTGCCGGATCTCGAAGCGAGTGCGAAGTGGTACGCCGAGCGGCTGGGGCTTGCGCGCAAGATGACCGTGCCGCGCAGTGGCTCGCTCGCTGGCGTTGTGTTGCTTGAAGGCCCGGGCCTGAGTGTCGAACTGATCCAGCTCGACAGCGCGCGCGCCGGCCCGGAACGCCCGGAGATGCAGCACGGGATTTCCAAGGCCGGCATCATCGTCAGCAACTTCGACAGCACGGTGGCGCGGCTCCGTGCCCGCGGCATCACCTTCTTCTTCGGTCCCTACGCGCCGCGCAACGGCAACCGTGCGAACGTGGCCTTCAAGGACAACAGCGGCAACCTGATCCAGATCCTGGGTCCGTACGCCGCGCCCTAG
- a CDS encoding MgtC/SapB family protein codes for MVENLAVAALIGLIVGTEREWSGPEAGPGRRFAGLRTFFLLGILGGIAGLLIGSDATIPGSILLAAGAAFNVVAYARAVRGTESPRDGTTEAAGLVVLALATFAGLGYLLLAAGTGAAVVFALGEKQRLHWLVRRIGQEEMHAALQFLVLALVILPLLPTGPYESFWGFRPRVLWAMVLLLSGINFAGYLARRLVGPGKGYGITGALAGLISSTALTLQFSRISRAEPQHARGLALGVIAACTILPARIVLVSLALSPAVALHLLWYAVPAFVVGAACSAWLLRKSGSAEAATDPPKSPLRLWSALQLAIAFEVAFVAIRYAQAHFGSSGMVGSALFFGVADLDALTVSMNRLAVNGDSEIAAARAIGLGLLTNTVSKMVIAVVVGAKAFRKLAVGGLLVTAVALGAMLWWRW; via the coding sequence ATGGTCGAAAATCTCGCGGTCGCGGCACTCATCGGTCTCATCGTGGGGACCGAACGTGAGTGGTCGGGCCCCGAAGCCGGACCCGGGCGGCGATTCGCCGGCCTCCGTACCTTCTTCCTCCTCGGCATTCTCGGTGGCATCGCCGGCCTGCTCATCGGCAGCGATGCCACGATTCCCGGCAGTATCCTCCTCGCCGCCGGTGCCGCTTTCAACGTGGTCGCCTATGCCCGTGCCGTCCGCGGGACCGAGTCACCGCGCGACGGCACCACCGAGGCGGCCGGACTGGTAGTCCTTGCCCTCGCGACCTTCGCGGGACTCGGCTACCTGCTCCTTGCTGCGGGGACCGGTGCGGCGGTCGTCTTCGCCCTCGGCGAGAAACAACGCCTCCACTGGCTGGTGCGACGTATCGGGCAGGAAGAGATGCACGCGGCGCTGCAGTTCCTCGTGCTCGCGCTGGTCATCCTGCCGCTGCTGCCAACCGGACCCTACGAATCATTCTGGGGTTTTCGCCCCCGGGTGCTCTGGGCGATGGTGCTGCTCCTCTCCGGGATCAACTTCGCTGGCTACCTCGCCCGACGGCTGGTGGGCCCCGGCAAGGGCTACGGCATCACCGGCGCGCTCGCGGGGCTGATATCGTCGACCGCACTCACCCTGCAGTTCTCGCGCATCAGCCGGGCTGAGCCTCAGCACGCCCGCGGCCTCGCCCTCGGCGTCATCGCCGCGTGCACCATCCTCCCCGCGCGCATCGTGCTGGTCTCGCTCGCGCTGAGCCCGGCGGTAGCGCTCCATCTGCTCTGGTATGCGGTGCCGGCCTTCGTGGTGGGGGCGGCGTGCTCAGCGTGGCTGCTGCGCAAGTCGGGATCGGCCGAGGCGGCCACCGACCCGCCGAAGAGTCCGCTGCGCCTCTGGTCGGCATTGCAGCTTGCCATCGCGTTCGAGGTGGCGTTCGTCGCGATTCGCTACGCCCAGGCGCACTTCGGTTCCAGCGGCATGGTTGGCTCGGCCCTCTTCTTCGGCGTCGCCGATCTCGATGCCCTCACCGTGTCGATGAACCGGCTCGCCGTGAACGGCGATTCGGAGATCGCGGCCGCGCGCGCCATCGGACTTGGCCTGCTCACCAACACCGTGAGCAAGATGGTGATCGCGGTCGTGGTCGGCGCGAAGGCATTCCGCAAACTCGCGGTCGGCGGGCTCCTGGTGACGGCGGTGGCCCTCGGCGCGATGCTCTGGTGGCGCTGGTAA
- a CDS encoding SLC13 family permease: MPEVAAPDTETLADQLALDRFVLSAAQHRPSSPTERWMRRLGLPLGVVAFALLLMVPRAAGLTAAGQGAAAAFALALIWWVTEPVPTHVTSLTLMILLVLTRADTPTGVMSVLGLDVIWLNVMAFVLSAMLVKTRLAKRLALMLIVRFGQRASWALGAFVVLQLALAPLIPATAARTVLTLPLMIAVASIYGATAEQNTNFGRNLFLLNLTAISILSSTVMTGSAANLMAVGFIQTLGGHRVYYTDWLFAAAPIAVLTVVLAWAVGPRWIFPLAATERTPTIVGGVQAVKAAQRELGPMTAVQWRAIAIFGFVLALWATDRYQSAWFGLEIGAPIAAMIGATIALLPRVGVIRWEDTEIPWHLMIFSAGAYAGGLALEKSGAAAWGVHRIFDGLQLQQLRFGYTYAIILAVMLYSHLLSTSKTVRTVIMIPAVILLARGLGWDPVSLALPAAFTIDWVIGLPISGKPNVILFGTNQYSVNDNVKYGLLVCTIGYLLLLLAGATWFHWLGLTPAFSALPPLP; this comes from the coding sequence ATGCCTGAGGTCGCGGCGCCCGACACCGAGACACTCGCCGATCAACTCGCGCTCGATCGGTTCGTGCTCTCGGCGGCGCAGCATCGTCCCTCCTCGCCAACCGAACGCTGGATGCGACGCCTCGGTCTGCCGCTCGGTGTCGTGGCATTTGCCCTGCTGCTGATGGTACCCCGCGCCGCCGGCCTCACCGCCGCCGGACAGGGTGCGGCGGCGGCGTTCGCTCTGGCGCTCATCTGGTGGGTGACCGAGCCGGTGCCGACGCACGTGACGTCGCTCACGCTGATGATCCTGCTGGTGCTGACTCGCGCCGACACGCCGACTGGGGTCATGAGTGTCCTCGGGCTGGATGTCATCTGGCTCAACGTGATGGCATTCGTGCTGAGCGCGATGCTGGTGAAGACGCGACTCGCGAAGCGGCTCGCCCTGATGCTCATCGTACGCTTCGGTCAGCGGGCCTCGTGGGCCCTCGGCGCATTCGTGGTACTGCAACTGGCCCTGGCGCCGCTGATCCCGGCGACCGCCGCGCGGACGGTGCTCACCCTGCCGCTGATGATCGCTGTCGCGTCGATCTACGGCGCCACGGCCGAACAGAACACCAACTTCGGCCGCAACCTCTTCCTGCTCAACCTCACCGCCATCAGCATCCTGTCGTCCACGGTGATGACCGGGAGTGCCGCGAACCTGATGGCCGTCGGATTCATCCAGACCCTGGGCGGGCATCGCGTCTACTACACCGACTGGCTCTTTGCCGCAGCGCCAATCGCGGTTCTCACCGTCGTCCTCGCCTGGGCAGTCGGGCCGCGGTGGATCTTCCCGTTGGCCGCAACCGAACGGACGCCGACGATCGTCGGCGGGGTCCAAGCCGTGAAGGCGGCACAGCGCGAGCTGGGGCCGATGACGGCCGTGCAATGGCGCGCGATCGCGATCTTCGGATTCGTGCTGGCGCTCTGGGCCACCGACCGCTACCAGTCGGCGTGGTTCGGCCTCGAGATCGGCGCACCGATTGCCGCGATGATCGGCGCGACCATCGCCCTGTTGCCGCGGGTGGGAGTCATCCGCTGGGAAGACACCGAGATCCCCTGGCACCTGATGATCTTCAGTGCCGGTGCGTACGCTGGCGGGCTGGCGCTCGAGAAGAGTGGCGCGGCGGCGTGGGGTGTCCATCGGATCTTTGACGGCCTGCAACTGCAGCAACTCCGCTTTGGCTACACCTACGCCATCATTCTCGCGGTGATGCTCTACAGCCACCTGCTCTCGACCTCGAAGACGGTGCGCACGGTGATCATGATTCCGGCCGTGATCCTGCTCGCGCGTGGCCTCGGGTGGGATCCGGTGAGTCTCGCGCTTCCCGCGGCCTTTACCATCGACTGGGTCATCGGGCTGCCGATCAGCGGCAAACCCAATGTGATCCTCTTCGGGACCAATCAGTATTCGGTCAATGACAACGTGAAGTACGGCCTGCTGGTCTGCACCATCGGCTACCTGCTGCTCCTCCTCGCCGGTGCGACCTGGTTCCACTGGCTCGGCCTCACACCCGCCTTCTCGGCGCTGCCACCGCTTCCCTGA
- a CDS encoding CYTH domain-containing protein has translation MAHEIERKFLIVPGAWRPDPARGMAVRQGYLSHDPARTVRVRVTGTQGFITIKGITRGISRLEFEYPIPVTDAEALLAKLCIRPLIEKRRYRELYGGWTWEIDVFEGENAGLIVAEVELPTELTTVTLPSWVGREVSDDPRYFNSNLARHPYSLWGSDA, from the coding sequence ATGGCACACGAGATCGAGCGGAAGTTCCTGATCGTCCCGGGCGCCTGGCGCCCGGACCCGGCGCGGGGAATGGCCGTGCGGCAGGGGTATCTGTCGCACGATCCCGCCCGGACGGTCCGGGTGCGGGTGACCGGGACCCAGGGCTTCATCACGATCAAGGGGATCACCCGCGGGATCTCGAGGCTCGAGTTCGAATACCCCATTCCCGTCACCGATGCAGAGGCGCTGCTCGCGAAGCTCTGCATTCGTCCCCTGATCGAAAAGCGGCGCTATCGCGAGTTGTACGGTGGCTGGACCTGGGAGATTGACGTTTTCGAGGGCGAGAACGCCGGGCTGATCGTGGCCGAAGTCGAGTTGCCCACGGAACTCACCACCGTCACCCTGCCATCCTGGGTAGGCCGCGAAGTGTCCGACGATCCCCGCTATTTCAACTCGAACCTTGCGCGCCACCCCTACTCGCTCTGGGGCAGCGATGCCTGA
- a CDS encoding porin translates to MRHAIIPTPIRAATLAMLVAVGILGAQSPTTPVPVPGSYDGGYLVFQSGDGAFKYWLDGRLQVDAAKYSGGENELGGGAEVRRLRIGAKAQLFTNWYSEVDLDFAANAVEIKDAWIGYTGLQDMMFKAGNYKEPFSLETLTSSKNTTFMERSYADNFSPDRNIGFGIVRWGKQWQVAGGVFGQSAGEVDASARNEGYGITGRATFAPVMAPRRIVHFGVALSRRTPDAATGADTNTMRFRARPETDVSLARFLTTGKIRLVDHTSYYNAEAAMVFGRLALQGEYTKVTVRRLTNLADASFKGGYAFASLFLTDDTKEYLPHDGEFDRIHPKSSGGAWEVAVRYSTLDLNDKTTGVNILGGKGTNYTAGLNWYINTNFKWMFNYVRVINDENAKPDLGTAPFVTGDKFNIFQTRFALAF, encoded by the coding sequence ATGCGACACGCGATCATCCCGACCCCGATTCGAGCAGCGACTCTCGCCATGCTCGTCGCGGTCGGCATCCTTGGCGCCCAGTCGCCGACCACGCCCGTGCCGGTCCCCGGGAGTTATGACGGCGGATATCTCGTCTTCCAGAGCGGCGACGGCGCCTTCAAGTACTGGCTCGATGGCCGGCTGCAGGTCGATGCCGCCAAGTATTCCGGGGGCGAGAATGAACTCGGCGGCGGTGCCGAAGTACGGCGCCTCCGGATCGGCGCCAAGGCGCAGCTCTTCACCAACTGGTACTCCGAGGTGGACCTCGATTTTGCCGCGAATGCTGTCGAGATCAAGGATGCCTGGATCGGATACACCGGCCTGCAGGACATGATGTTCAAGGCTGGCAATTACAAGGAGCCCTTCTCGCTCGAGACGCTGACGTCGTCCAAGAACACCACGTTCATGGAACGCTCGTACGCCGACAACTTCTCCCCGGACCGCAACATCGGCTTCGGCATCGTGCGCTGGGGCAAGCAGTGGCAGGTCGCCGGCGGCGTCTTCGGTCAGTCTGCTGGTGAAGTCGATGCCTCGGCCCGCAATGAGGGCTACGGCATCACCGGTCGCGCGACCTTCGCGCCAGTCATGGCACCACGCCGCATCGTGCACTTCGGCGTCGCCCTGAGCCGTCGGACCCCTGATGCCGCGACCGGAGCGGACACGAACACGATGCGCTTCCGGGCTCGGCCCGAAACGGATGTCTCGCTGGCCCGCTTCCTCACGACCGGGAAGATCCGGCTCGTCGATCACACCAGCTACTACAACGCCGAGGCCGCGATGGTCTTCGGGCGGCTGGCGTTGCAGGGCGAGTACACCAAGGTGACCGTGCGCCGACTGACGAACCTCGCCGACGCGTCGTTCAAGGGCGGCTACGCCTTCGCCTCGCTCTTCCTGACCGATGACACGAAGGAGTACCTCCCGCACGACGGCGAGTTCGACCGGATTCATCCGAAGAGCTCGGGTGGAGCGTGGGAAGTCGCGGTGCGCTACAGCACGCTGGACCTCAACGACAAGACCACTGGGGTGAATATCCTCGGCGGCAAGGGGACCAACTACACCGCGGGGCTGAACTGGTACATCAACACGAACTTCAAATGGATGTTCAACTACGTCCGGGTCATCAACGACGAGAACGCCAAGCCCGATCTCGGCACAGCGCCGTTCGTCACGGGCGACAAGTTCAACATCTTCCAGACGCGCTTCGCCCTGGCCTTCTGA
- a CDS encoding YgaP-like transmembrane domain: MTVNVSNPERLVRGLTGIMLLGLYGALPSPWRYLSLLGLVLLGTALTGNCLLYSLIGRPPVLPKHHTGRGEV; the protein is encoded by the coding sequence ATGACCGTCAACGTCTCGAATCCCGAGCGCCTCGTGCGCGGCCTGACCGGAATCATGCTGCTCGGCCTCTACGGGGCGCTGCCGTCGCCTTGGCGTTACCTGAGCCTGCTCGGGCTGGTGCTGCTCGGGACCGCGCTCACCGGGAACTGTTTGCTCTATTCGCTGATCGGCAGGCCACCGGTGCTGCCGAAACACCATACCGGGCGGGGCGAGGTGTGA